The proteins below come from a single Tachypleus tridentatus isolate NWPU-2018 chromosome 13, ASM421037v1, whole genome shotgun sequence genomic window:
- the LOC143238837 gene encoding cuticle protein 16.8-like, with the protein MFQVLAILALLAASEAGYTGIHSGPVYSGGYGGAYQPVYPSIPTPYTFGYVAPADGGFSARQESGDGYGRVAGSYKVSDPDGRLRKVHYTAGPEGFRAHVYTNEPGTKTSNPADVIIQSSAPDPPPYYPPRIPYGHGAHGGGYKKIIVVPGGGPWKY; encoded by the exons ATGTTTCAG GTTCTGGCTATTCTTGCACTTCTTGCTGCATCAGAAGCGGGATATACAGGGATCCATTCTGGTCCTGTCTACTCT GGAGGCTACGGTGGTGCTTATCAACCAGTTTATCCTTCTATTCCAACACCATACACTTTCGGTTATGTCGCCCCTGCCGATGGCGGTTTCAGTGCTCGCCAGGAATCTGGAGACGGATATGGCAGGGTAGCAGGATCATACAAAGTTTCTGATCCAGATGGACGTTTGAGAAAGGTCCATTACACAGCTGGTCCAGAGGGATTCAGAGCCCACGTGTACACCAACGAACCAGGCACCAAGACAAGCAACCCTGCTGACGTCATTATCCAATCTTCTGCCCCTGATCCCCCTCCATATTATCCACCAAGAATACCCTATGGTCATGGGGCTCATGGTGGAGGatataagaaaattattgtaGTTCCTGGAGGCGGCCCCTGGAAGTATTAG
- the LOC143238061 gene encoding uncharacterized protein LOC143238061 isoform X1, with the protein MFQASIVLAILALLAASEAGYIGIHSGPVYSGGYGGAYQPVYPSIPTPYTFGYVAPADGGFSARQESGDGYGRVAGSYKVSDPDGRLRKVHYTAGPEGFRAHVYTNEPGTKTSNPADVIIQSSAPDPPPYYPPRIPYGHGAHGGGYKKIIVVPGGGPWKY; encoded by the exons ATGTTTCAGGCAAGTATA GTTCTGGCTATTCTTGCACTTCTTGCTGCATCAGAAGCGGGATATATAGGGATCCATTCTGGTCCTGTCTACTCT GGAGGCTACGGTGGTGCTTATCAACCAGTTTATCCTTCTATTCCAACACCATACACTTTCGGTTATGTCGCCCCTGCCGATGGCGGTTTCAGTGCTCGCCAGGAATCTGGAGACGGATATGGCAGGGTAGCAGGATCATACAAAGTTTCTGATCCAGATGGACGTTTGAGAAAGGTCCATTACACAGCTGGTCCAGAGGGATTCAGAGCCCACGTGTACACCAACGAACCAGGCACCAAGACAAGCAACCCTGCTGACGTCATTATCCAATCTTCTGCCCCTGATCCCCCTCCATATTATCCACCAAGAATACCCTATGGTCATGGGGCTCATGGTGGAGGatataagaaaattattgtaGTTCCTGGAGGCGGCCCCTGGAAGTATTAG
- the LOC143238061 gene encoding cuticle protein 16.8-like isoform X2 — MFQVLAILALLAASEAGYIGIHSGPVYSGGYGGAYQPVYPSIPTPYTFGYVAPADGGFSARQESGDGYGRVAGSYKVSDPDGRLRKVHYTAGPEGFRAHVYTNEPGTKTSNPADVIIQSSAPDPPPYYPPRIPYGHGAHGGGYKKIIVVPGGGPWKY, encoded by the exons ATGTTTCAG GTTCTGGCTATTCTTGCACTTCTTGCTGCATCAGAAGCGGGATATATAGGGATCCATTCTGGTCCTGTCTACTCT GGAGGCTACGGTGGTGCTTATCAACCAGTTTATCCTTCTATTCCAACACCATACACTTTCGGTTATGTCGCCCCTGCCGATGGCGGTTTCAGTGCTCGCCAGGAATCTGGAGACGGATATGGCAGGGTAGCAGGATCATACAAAGTTTCTGATCCAGATGGACGTTTGAGAAAGGTCCATTACACAGCTGGTCCAGAGGGATTCAGAGCCCACGTGTACACCAACGAACCAGGCACCAAGACAAGCAACCCTGCTGACGTCATTATCCAATCTTCTGCCCCTGATCCCCCTCCATATTATCCACCAAGAATACCCTATGGTCATGGGGCTCATGGTGGAGGatataagaaaattattgtaGTTCCTGGAGGCGGCCCCTGGAAGTATTAG
- the LOC143238060 gene encoding cuticle protein 14-like isoform X1, whose translation MIQVLSVLGLLAAAEAGFVGGGGYGGGYGNFVPTHAGGYGQQPVYPSIPTPYSFGYVAPAIGGFSARQESGDGSGRVSGSYKLSDADGRQRKVQYTAGPEGFRAHVYTNEPGTKSENPADVTFQSSAPVAPPYYPPSKPYGYGGSGGGHHKIVVVPSGGPWD comes from the exons ATGATCCAA gTTTTATCAGTTTTGGGACTTCTTGCTGCAGCTGAAGCGGGATTCGTAGGAGGAGGTGGTTATGGAGGGGGTTATGGCAACTTCGTACCTACCCATGCg GGAGGCTATGGTCAGCAACCAGTTTACCCTTCCATTCCAACACCTTACTCGTTTGGTTATGTCGCTCCTGCTATTGGTGGTTTTAGCGCACGCCAGGAATCTGGAGATGGCTCGGGTCGGGTAAGTGGCTCTTACAAGCTGTCTGACGCAGATGGACGCCAGAGGAAAGTCCAATACACAGCTGGTCCAGAGGGTTTTAGAGCTCACGTCTACACTAACGAACCTGGTACCAAGAGTGAGAACCCTGCTGATGTAACCTTCCAATCATCCGCTCCTGTTGCCCCTCCTTACTACCCACCCAGCAAACCTTATGGATATGGAGGTTCAGGCGGTGGTCATCATAAAATAGTTGTCGTTCCGTCAGGCGGTCCCTGGGATTAG
- the LOC143238060 gene encoding cuticle protein 14-like isoform X2: MKVLSVLGLLAAAEAGFVGGGGYGGGYGNFVPTHAGGYGQQPVYPSIPTPYSFGYVAPAIGGFSARQESGDGSGRVSGSYKLSDADGRQRKVQYTAGPEGFRAHVYTNEPGTKSENPADVTFQSSAPVAPPYYPPSKPYGYGGSGGGHHKIVVVPSGGPWD, translated from the exons ATGAAG gTTTTATCAGTTTTGGGACTTCTTGCTGCAGCTGAAGCGGGATTCGTAGGAGGAGGTGGTTATGGAGGGGGTTATGGCAACTTCGTACCTACCCATGCg GGAGGCTATGGTCAGCAACCAGTTTACCCTTCCATTCCAACACCTTACTCGTTTGGTTATGTCGCTCCTGCTATTGGTGGTTTTAGCGCACGCCAGGAATCTGGAGATGGCTCGGGTCGGGTAAGTGGCTCTTACAAGCTGTCTGACGCAGATGGACGCCAGAGGAAAGTCCAATACACAGCTGGTCCAGAGGGTTTTAGAGCTCACGTCTACACTAACGAACCTGGTACCAAGAGTGAGAACCCTGCTGATGTAACCTTCCAATCATCCGCTCCTGTTGCCCCTCCTTACTACCCACCCAGCAAACCTTATGGATATGGAGGTTCAGGCGGTGGTCATCATAAAATAGTTGTCGTTCCGTCAGGCGGTCCCTGGGATTAG